One Deinococcus reticulitermitis DNA segment encodes these proteins:
- a CDS encoding prepilin peptidase gives MTLGALTVLFAGLLGLLVGSFSNVLIWRLPRGESVAFPPSHCPNCDHRLGVLDLVPVLSWAALGGKCRYCRTPISPRYPVVELLTGLGYAGVALAFPPEVYGAGTLGLMALLTLLLVGSAIDLDTYTLPDELTLPGVGLGLLFALAGAGAQAQAGRLGLPDFAQAAQGAALGAGVLIAVNLFGSWVLRRFRERRFPERPLGYQQVSLALLVGGWFGPLWGLGAALASAGLNVAARRLVPVPEWLTLGGFLISLALAGPDLLAFLRGGLGAAGAAGLVCGLYWWLYWRRHRAEEAEDAEGDPVAMGFGDVKLAGVIGAFLGTERLLLALAVAVVAGALLGLVQKALKGESRIPFGPYLALGAVAALFAGEGLILDLARQWGALLP, from the coding sequence GTGACCCTAGGCGCCCTCACCGTCCTGTTCGCCGGCCTCCTCGGCCTTCTCGTGGGCTCTTTTTCCAACGTCCTGATCTGGAGGCTGCCGCGTGGCGAGAGCGTCGCCTTCCCGCCGAGCCACTGCCCGAACTGTGACCACCGGCTCGGGGTGCTCGACCTCGTGCCGGTGCTGTCGTGGGCGGCGCTGGGGGGCAAATGCCGTTATTGCCGCACGCCGATCTCCCCGCGTTACCCGGTCGTCGAACTGCTCACCGGCCTCGGTTACGCCGGCGTCGCCCTCGCTTTCCCGCCCGAGGTCTACGGGGCCGGCACCCTCGGGCTGATGGCGCTGCTGACGCTGCTGCTCGTCGGGAGTGCCATCGACCTCGACACCTACACCCTGCCCGACGAGCTGACATTGCCGGGGGTGGGGCTCGGGCTGCTGTTCGCGCTCGCGGGGGCGGGCGCCCAGGCGCAGGCGGGCCGGCTGGGGCTGCCCGACTTCGCGCAGGCGGCGCAGGGCGCGGCGCTCGGTGCCGGCGTCCTGATCGCGGTCAACCTGTTCGGCTCGTGGGTGCTGCGGCGTTTTCGCGAGCGGCGGTTTCCCGAACGCCCGCTGGGGTATCAGCAGGTGAGCCTCGCGCTGCTCGTCGGCGGCTGGTTCGGGCCTCTCTGGGGCCTCGGCGCGGCGCTCGCGTCTGCCGGCCTCAACGTCGCCGCGCGCCGGCTCGTGCCGGTGCCTGAATGGCTCACGCTCGGCGGGTTTCTGATCAGCCTCGCCCTGGCCGGCCCCGACCTGCTCGCCTTCTTGCGGGGAGGCCTCGGGGCGGCGGGGGCGGCGGGCCTGGTGTGCGGCCTGTACTGGTGGCTGTACTGGCGCCGGCACCGCGCGGAGGAAGCCGAGGACGCGGAGGGCGACCCGGTGGCGATGGGCTTCGGCGACGTGAAGCTCGCGGGCGTGATCGGCGCTTTCCTCGGCACCGAGCGGCTGCTGCTCGCGCTCGCCGTGGCGGTGGTGGCGGGCGCGCTGCTGGGCCTCGTCCAGAAGGCGCTGAAGGGAGAAAGCCGCATTCCTTTCGGCCCTTACCTCGCCCTCGGCGCGGTGGCGGCGCTGTTCGCGGGCGAGGGGCTGATTCTCGACCTCGCGCGGCAGTGGGGCGCGCTGTTGCCCTGA
- a CDS encoding BamA/OMP85 family outer membrane protein: protein MRHPLTFAVTIALIAPAPALAQQTGTVQDISVVGATDLLSDFVKTTLTVQTGTPLSSVNLRQVEQDVLASGYFKAAVAELRTVSGRDTLVITVTPNPTIKEVQANGMVFLPGEAFKQSVAELLNIAPGATLNTARIDQAKEALAQNYRQEGFPFTPSISTEVKTNTDGTATVSFVVDETAPLTRVEVANVTLLPASRVQEIFKPLQTSKRFSPQAFFAAADALQAAYEEAGYSQSGLDPRSVSLEGGILKVSVIESRVARVDLSPLGTLTSTPTLQTREGQPLSIPQLQADVRALANLTGKPVGFALQPNPQNPAQVTVLFGAADVETGPVRTIVFVGNTKVPSAQLQAALRTRVGDIYSPQLAQDDFVALREVYRRAGYEVSTRDAISFKDGVLTYTLREVQLAGYELAWQGDHRTQDRVILRELPTPGQTFNSKEVQDALGRISRLGYVTVNDVRVRSDPQNPESVTYVIALSEGRSGIPVQLGLSYDSLQGGWAGDVGYSNSNAFGLGHSFNATLGATQNQAGQNWVGNLGYTIPWLDLNFGDFRTRRTSLSFGVGTSVGGNVILKDEAGEDTGRDYTVRSTGLNLSLGRNLTPNLAASVGTSFSYRTNYLERVQEGETSTYSDAAATALLPEDSLTTRVNAGLNYDNTDNAEFPGRGVRAYGSAGYNFGRQGDTPLGWTDGEIGLSGYYGFGNRISRSFGVQTYRQVIAARANSGVTSGAAPDGTGYYVGGASPVAGRELRGLQDSQLFGTNYFTSSLEYRYDFGLSGGVAQGLYGVLFADYGGVWNSGEAFRSAYGLGAGVQLNLGFGGAQLPSLRFDYGYSPQNSDTNRWKFHFRIGNFW from the coding sequence ATGCGACACCCCCTGACGTTTGCCGTGACCATCGCCCTCATCGCTCCCGCGCCCGCGCTCGCGCAGCAGACCGGCACCGTGCAGGACATCAGCGTGGTGGGCGCGACCGATCTGCTCTCCGATTTTGTCAAGACCACCCTGACGGTGCAGACCGGCACTCCGCTGTCGAGCGTCAACCTGCGCCAGGTCGAGCAGGACGTGCTCGCCAGCGGCTATTTCAAGGCGGCGGTGGCTGAGCTGCGTACGGTCTCGGGGCGCGACACGCTCGTGATCACCGTGACCCCCAACCCCACCATCAAGGAAGTGCAGGCCAATGGCATGGTCTTTCTGCCCGGCGAGGCCTTCAAGCAGAGCGTCGCCGAGCTGCTCAACATCGCTCCCGGCGCCACGCTCAACACCGCCCGCATCGATCAGGCCAAGGAAGCGCTCGCGCAGAACTACCGTCAGGAAGGCTTTCCCTTCACGCCGAGCATCAGCACCGAGGTCAAGACGAATACCGACGGCACCGCCACCGTCAGCTTCGTGGTGGACGAGACCGCGCCGCTGACCCGGGTGGAGGTGGCCAACGTGACCCTGCTGCCCGCGAGCCGGGTGCAGGAGATCTTCAAACCCCTGCAAACGAGCAAGCGCTTCTCGCCCCAGGCGTTTTTTGCGGCCGCCGACGCCCTGCAAGCCGCCTACGAGGAGGCCGGCTACTCGCAGTCGGGCCTCGACCCGCGCAGCGTGAGTCTCGAGGGCGGCATTCTCAAGGTGAGCGTGATCGAAAGCCGCGTGGCGCGCGTGGACCTCTCGCCGCTCGGCACGCTGACGAGCACCCCGACCCTCCAGACGAGAGAGGGCCAGCCGCTGAGCATCCCGCAGCTTCAGGCTGATGTGCGCGCGCTCGCCAACCTGACCGGCAAGCCGGTGGGGTTCGCGCTCCAGCCCAACCCACAGAACCCCGCGCAGGTGACGGTGCTGTTCGGTGCCGCCGACGTGGAGACGGGGCCGGTTCGGACCATCGTTTTCGTCGGCAACACCAAGGTGCCCTCGGCGCAGCTTCAGGCGGCGCTGAGGACCCGGGTGGGCGACATCTACTCCCCGCAGCTCGCGCAAGACGACTTCGTGGCGCTGCGCGAGGTCTACCGCCGCGCAGGGTACGAGGTCAGCACCCGCGACGCGATCAGCTTCAAAGACGGCGTCCTCACCTACACCCTGCGCGAAGTGCAGCTCGCGGGCTACGAACTCGCGTGGCAGGGCGATCACCGCACCCAGGACCGGGTGATCCTGCGTGAGCTGCCCACTCCGGGCCAGACCTTCAACAGCAAGGAAGTGCAGGACGCCCTTGGGCGCATCAGCCGCCTGGGCTACGTCACGGTCAACGACGTGCGCGTGCGCAGTGATCCGCAAAATCCCGAGAGTGTCACCTACGTGATCGCGCTGTCCGAGGGCCGCAGCGGTATCCCGGTGCAGCTCGGGCTGAGCTACGACAGCCTGCAAGGGGGCTGGGCCGGCGACGTGGGCTACTCCAACTCCAATGCGTTCGGGCTCGGGCACAGCTTCAACGCCACCCTCGGCGCCACCCAGAACCAGGCCGGGCAGAACTGGGTGGGCAACCTGGGCTACACCATTCCCTGGCTCGACCTGAACTTCGGTGATTTCCGCACGCGCCGCACCAGCCTGAGCTTCGGGGTGGGCACTTCGGTGGGCGGCAACGTCATCCTCAAGGACGAGGCCGGCGAGGACACCGGGCGCGACTACACGGTCCGCAGCACGGGCCTGAACCTCAGCCTGGGGCGCAACCTCACCCCCAACCTCGCGGCGAGCGTAGGCACCTCGTTCAGCTACCGCACCAACTATCTCGAGCGCGTGCAGGAAGGGGAAACCAGCACCTACAGCGACGCGGCGGCCACGGCGCTGCTTCCCGAAGACAGCCTGACCACCCGCGTCAACGCCGGTCTGAACTACGACAACACCGACAATGCCGAATTCCCCGGACGCGGCGTCCGGGCTTACGGCTCGGCCGGCTACAACTTCGGGCGCCAGGGCGATACGCCGCTCGGCTGGACCGACGGCGAGATCGGGCTGAGCGGGTACTACGGCTTCGGCAACCGCATCAGCCGGTCGTTCGGGGTGCAGACCTACCGGCAGGTGATCGCGGCGCGCGCCAACAGCGGGGTCACGTCGGGCGCAGCCCCCGACGGCACCGGCTACTACGTCGGCGGCGCGAGCCCGGTCGCGGGGCGTGAACTGCGCGGCCTCCAGGACTCGCAACTTTTCGGCACCAACTACTTCACCTCCAGCCTGGAGTACCGCTACGACTTCGGCCTCTCGGGCGGCGTCGCGCAGGGCCTCTACGGGGTGCTGTTCGCCGATTACGGCGGCGTGTGGAACAGCGGCGAGGCCTTCCGCAGCGCCTACGGCCTCGGCGCGGGCGTGCAGCTCAACCTCGGTTTTGGCGGCGCGCAGCTCCCGAGCCTGCGCTTCGACTACGGCTACAGCCCCCAGAACTCCGACACCAACCGCTGGAAGTTCCACTTCCGGATCGGCAACTTCTGGTAA
- a CDS encoding rhodanese-like domain-containing protein has translation MAKTAAQMVQDARQRIENLTPEQVAAELSRGDVLLVDLREPDEREKAGSIPGALAAPRGMLEFWADPSSPYHRQEFQPERRVILHCASGGRSALAAAMLEDLGYRRVAHLDGGLKAWNEAGQPVNRGS, from the coding sequence ATGGCGAAGACAGCCGCGCAGATGGTCCAAGACGCCAGGCAGCGCATTGAGAATCTGACGCCTGAGCAGGTGGCCGCCGAGCTCAGCCGTGGGGACGTCCTGCTCGTCGACCTCCGTGAACCGGACGAGCGGGAGAAGGCGGGGTCGATTCCGGGCGCCCTCGCCGCGCCGCGCGGCATGCTCGAATTCTGGGCCGACCCGTCGAGCCCCTATCACCGCCAAGAATTCCAGCCTGAGCGCCGGGTCATCCTGCACTGCGCCTCGGGGGGGCGCTCCGCCCTCGCCGCCGCCATGCTCGAAGATTTAGGGTACCGCCGCGTGGCCCATCTGGACGGCGGCCTGAAGGCCTGGAATGAGGCCGGCCAGCCCGTGAACCGGGGAAGCTGA
- a CDS encoding TetR/AcrR family transcriptional regulator — protein sequence MPASSARPLRARSAHEKDRRREEILRAAERLWTTTAYVDLSMSQVAREAKLAKGTLYLYFDTKEELFLALLSEHLRAWFATCSDLLDEARPRTAAQLSEVLIASVRGQTPLLRLLLLLGTVLQRPPRPGRDGPSDDREQRLRREIRRNLGDLIAKLPVAPEVGLRVFSQLYAVGLGWQQIAEARASWKALEPGPESIFLPPEFGDGFEPALRAVLQDLLGQEERRSSVPLTEGRPAATDA from the coding sequence GTGCCTGCCTCCTCTGCTCGTCCCTTGCGTGCCCGCAGCGCTCATGAAAAGGATCGTCGCCGTGAAGAGATTCTCCGCGCCGCCGAGCGCCTGTGGACGACGACCGCCTACGTCGATCTGAGCATGAGTCAGGTGGCGCGCGAGGCGAAGCTGGCCAAAGGCACGCTGTATCTGTATTTCGATACCAAAGAAGAGCTGTTTCTGGCGCTGCTCAGTGAACACCTGCGCGCCTGGTTCGCAACCTGCTCCGATCTGCTCGACGAGGCCCGGCCCCGCACGGCGGCGCAGCTCTCGGAGGTGCTGATCGCCTCGGTCCGGGGCCAGACGCCGCTGCTGCGGTTGCTGCTGCTGCTGGGCACCGTCTTGCAGCGCCCACCGCGCCCAGGCAGGGACGGCCCGAGCGACGACCGGGAGCAGCGTTTGCGCCGCGAGATCCGGCGGAACCTCGGGGACCTGATCGCCAAGCTGCCGGTCGCGCCCGAGGTCGGCCTGCGCGTCTTTTCACAACTCTACGCCGTCGGCCTCGGCTGGCAGCAGATCGCCGAGGCCCGCGCGAGCTGGAAGGCGCTGGAGCCCGGCCCGGAGTCGATTTTCCTGCCTCCTGAGTTCGGGGACGGGTTTGAACCCGCCCTGCGCGCTGTCTTACAGGACCTGCTGGGTCAGGAAGAGAGGCGTTCCTCGGTCCCGCTCACCGAGGGGCGTCCAGCGGCCACAGACGCTTAG
- a CDS encoding VUT family protein: protein MPTPSAGLGRPAPLPTLLITLYAASILLANLTLDQFIALPLYGQLSVGTVFFAAVFTLRDRIHRAGGLRAVYIAIALALLVNTLAAALLGTPLRFIGASFLAILVGELADTAVYQRLLHRSWWTRVLSSNAVSVPLDSVLFTLLAFWGDLSPDMILQIIFADILAKYLIAALFALRARSAATGAPA, encoded by the coding sequence ATGCCGACCCCCTCCGCTGGCCTGGGCCGCCCTGCCCCGCTGCCGACCCTGCTGATCACGCTCTACGCCGCGAGCATCCTGCTCGCCAACCTGACGCTCGACCAGTTCATCGCGCTGCCTCTCTACGGGCAACTCAGCGTCGGGACCGTCTTTTTTGCCGCCGTCTTCACCCTGCGCGACCGGATTCACCGGGCGGGGGGGCTGCGGGCGGTGTATATCGCCATCGCCCTGGCGCTGCTCGTCAACACGCTCGCCGCCGCGCTGCTCGGGACACCGCTGCGCTTTATCGGGGCGTCGTTCCTGGCAATCCTGGTGGGCGAACTCGCCGACACGGCGGTGTATCAGCGCCTGCTACACCGTTCGTGGTGGACGCGAGTGCTGAGCAGCAACGCGGTGAGCGTGCCGCTCGACTCGGTGCTGTTCACGCTGCTCGCCTTCTGGGGTGACCTGAGCCCCGACATGATCCTCCAGATCATCTTCGCCGACATCCTCGCCAAGTACCTGATCGCGGCGCTGTTCGCCCTGCGCGCCCGGAGCGCGGCAACTGGAGCCCCGGCGTGA
- the sdaAA gene encoding L-serine ammonia-lyase, iron-sulfur-dependent, subunit alpha: protein MTLQDLMIAPAPASAWVLERDCVETGLDPQDIRTEMRRRIGEMRASIERGLQSDARSITGMVGWNAKGLWDAPDALNAPLLRRVQAYAMAVNEENARMGRIVAAPTAGSAGTIPGALLGVADHLGLPDERLVDPMILAAGVGKAISKRMFISGAAGGCQAEIGSSAAMAAAAVVELLGGSPRAAIHAASLALMNTIGLVCDPVGGYVEVPCVSRNAFFAVHAVSAAQLALAQLESFIPPDEVLGAMASVGRMMPAALRETADGGLAQTPTGLAVTARMEGREEGELPGGMVELPLA from the coding sequence CTGACCCTGCAAGACCTGATGATCGCCCCGGCTCCGGCCTCTGCGTGGGTGCTGGAGCGCGACTGCGTCGAGACCGGCCTGGACCCCCAGGACATCCGCACCGAGATGCGCCGCCGCATCGGGGAGATGCGGGCCTCCATCGAACGCGGGCTCCAGAGCGACGCGCGCAGCATCACCGGCATGGTCGGCTGGAATGCCAAGGGGCTGTGGGACGCGCCCGACGCCCTGAACGCGCCGCTGCTGCGCCGGGTGCAGGCCTACGCGATGGCCGTCAACGAGGAAAATGCCCGCATGGGCCGCATCGTGGCCGCGCCGACGGCGGGAAGCGCGGGAACCATCCCGGGCGCCCTGCTCGGCGTGGCCGATCACTTAGGCCTCCCGGACGAGCGGCTCGTGGACCCGATGATCCTCGCCGCCGGGGTGGGCAAGGCGATCAGCAAGCGGATGTTCATCTCGGGTGCGGCGGGCGGCTGTCAGGCCGAGATCGGGTCGAGCGCGGCGATGGCGGCGGCGGCAGTCGTCGAGCTGCTCGGAGGCTCGCCGCGCGCAGCCATTCACGCGGCCTCTCTCGCCCTGATGAACACCATCGGGCTGGTGTGTGACCCGGTCGGCGGCTACGTCGAGGTGCCGTGCGTAAGCCGCAATGCCTTTTTTGCCGTCCATGCCGTGAGCGCGGCGCAACTCGCTCTCGCGCAGCTCGAATCCTTTATCCCGCCCGACGAGGTGCTCGGCGCGATGGCCTCAGTGGGCCGCATGATGCCCGCCGCCCTGCGCGAGACGGCAGACGGTGGCCTCGCCCAGACGCCGACCGGGTTGGCCGTCACCGCCCGCATGGAGGGCCGGGAAGAGGGCGAGTTGCCGGGCGGCATGGTGGAACTCCCGCTGGCCTGA
- the pnp gene encoding polyribonucleotide nucleotidyltransferase, giving the protein MIGKTFTTMLGGKELSIETGKLAKLVSGSVTVRYGDTVLLVTAQASDTQSKLDFLPLTVEFEERHYAVGKIPGSFHRREGRPGEKAILSARITDRQIRPLFPKGYRHETQVIITVLSADGQHLPDVLGPIGASAALSLSDIPWAGPTACVRVGQIGGEYVVNPTAEQLTHSRLDLVVAGTRDAVMMVEAGAQTVSEEDLVGAIEFAHREMQGVLDLIETMRAEVGREKFNFMVEMDLAKDYVPEIAEKARAAGLRDALLTRGKKDRSVKTKALRDAVIAEYVPDPLAEGAAELTTTLKHAYAKAEQQELRRLILEDDLRADGRDSKTVRPIWIEARPLPTAHGSAIFTRGETQVLGVTTLGTERDEILIDDLTEETGDKFLLHYNFPPYSTGEVKRMGGQSRREVGHGHLAKRALRAVLPSFEEFPYVIRVVGEVLESNGSSSMATVCAGALSLMDAGVPLRAPVAGVAMGLVMEGDRYRVLTDILGMEDALGDMDFKVCGTAEGVTALQMDIKIGGITPQIMREALAQAREGRLHILAKMAEVLAAPRPELSPTAPRILSLKINPELIGKVIGPGGKQVRELEAMGAQVTIEEDGTIRVFSASGEAAEAVKARIEGLTKEAKVGEEFEGTVVKIAPFGAFVNLFPGQDGMLHISQISEERVSAVEDVLNVGDKLRVKIANIDDRGKLDLIRPELEGKVPLRAPRSDRGPRPERGGDRGPRGDRFDRGGDRPPRDRQDRPAEAPSAESVSASAPAERTE; this is encoded by the coding sequence ATGATCGGAAAGACCTTTACCACGATGCTCGGCGGCAAAGAGCTGAGCATCGAGACGGGCAAACTTGCCAAACTGGTGAGTGGCAGCGTCACCGTGCGCTACGGCGACACCGTCCTGCTCGTGACGGCCCAGGCGAGCGACACCCAGAGCAAGCTCGACTTCCTGCCGCTCACCGTCGAGTTCGAGGAGCGCCACTACGCCGTCGGCAAGATTCCGGGCTCGTTCCACCGCCGCGAAGGGCGCCCCGGCGAGAAGGCGATTCTGTCGGCGCGCATCACCGACCGCCAGATCCGGCCTCTGTTTCCCAAGGGCTACCGCCACGAGACGCAGGTGATCATCACGGTGCTTTCCGCCGACGGCCAGCACCTCCCCGACGTGCTCGGGCCGATCGGGGCCTCGGCAGCGCTGAGCTTATCGGACATTCCCTGGGCCGGGCCGACCGCCTGCGTGCGGGTGGGGCAGATCGGCGGCGAGTACGTCGTGAACCCGACCGCCGAGCAGCTCACGCACAGCCGCCTCGACCTCGTGGTGGCCGGCACCCGCGACGCCGTGATGATGGTGGAGGCCGGCGCGCAGACGGTGAGCGAGGAAGACCTCGTCGGCGCCATCGAGTTCGCGCACCGCGAGATGCAGGGCGTCCTCGACCTGATCGAAACCATGCGCGCGGAAGTCGGGCGCGAGAAGTTCAACTTCATGGTGGAGATGGACCTCGCCAAAGACTACGTGCCGGAAATCGCCGAAAAGGCCAGGGCGGCGGGCCTGCGCGACGCCCTGCTCACGCGCGGCAAGAAAGACCGCAGCGTGAAGACGAAGGCGCTGCGCGACGCCGTGATCGCCGAGTACGTCCCTGATCCGCTCGCCGAGGGCGCGGCGGAGCTGACGACCACCCTCAAGCACGCCTACGCCAAGGCCGAGCAGCAGGAACTGCGGCGCCTGATTCTCGAAGACGATCTGCGCGCCGACGGACGCGACTCGAAGACCGTGCGCCCGATCTGGATCGAGGCCCGGCCCCTGCCCACCGCCCACGGCAGCGCGATCTTCACGCGCGGCGAGACCCAGGTGCTCGGCGTGACGACCCTGGGTACCGAGCGCGACGAAATCCTCATCGACGACCTGACCGAGGAGACCGGCGACAAGTTTCTCCTCCACTACAATTTCCCGCCCTACTCGACCGGCGAGGTCAAGCGCATGGGCGGGCAGTCGCGCCGCGAAGTCGGCCACGGTCACCTCGCCAAGCGGGCGCTGCGGGCGGTGCTGCCGTCCTTTGAGGAGTTTCCCTACGTGATCCGGGTGGTGGGCGAGGTGCTCGAATCCAACGGCTCGTCGAGCATGGCGACCGTGTGTGCCGGGGCGCTCTCCTTGATGGACGCGGGCGTGCCGCTGCGGGCGCCGGTGGCCGGCGTGGCGATGGGCCTCGTGATGGAAGGGGATCGCTACCGCGTCCTGACCGACATTCTGGGCATGGAAGACGCGCTCGGCGACATGGATTTCAAGGTCTGCGGCACCGCCGAGGGCGTCACGGCGCTGCAAATGGACATCAAGATCGGCGGCATCACCCCGCAGATCATGCGCGAGGCGCTCGCCCAGGCCCGCGAGGGGCGGCTGCACATCCTGGCCAAGATGGCCGAGGTGCTCGCCGCGCCGCGCCCGGAACTCTCACCCACCGCGCCGCGCATCCTCAGCCTCAAGATCAACCCCGAGCTGATCGGCAAGGTGATCGGCCCCGGCGGCAAGCAGGTCCGCGAACTCGAAGCAATGGGCGCGCAGGTCACCATCGAGGAAGACGGCACCATCCGCGTCTTCAGCGCTTCGGGCGAGGCCGCCGAGGCCGTCAAGGCCCGGATCGAGGGGCTCACCAAGGAAGCCAAAGTCGGCGAGGAGTTCGAGGGCACCGTGGTCAAGATCGCCCCGTTCGGCGCCTTCGTGAACCTCTTTCCCGGTCAGGACGGCATGCTCCACATCAGCCAGATCAGCGAGGAGCGCGTCAGTGCTGTCGAGGACGTGCTGAACGTGGGCGACAAGCTCCGCGTGAAGATCGCCAACATCGACGACCGGGGCAAGCTCGACCTGATCCGGCCCGAACTCGAAGGCAAGGTGCCGCTGCGCGCGCCGAGAAGCGACCGTGGCCCGCGTCCCGAGCGCGGCGGCGACCGAGGACCGCGCGGGGACCGCTTCGACCGGGGTGGCGACCGCCCCCCCCGCGACCGCCAGGACCGACCCGCCGAGGCCCCATCCGCAGAGAGCGTGAGCGCCTCCGCGCCCGCCGAGCGCACCGAATAG